A single region of the Pseudomonas solani genome encodes:
- a CDS encoding TlpA disulfide reductase family protein: protein MGSRLQAVFGALILMGAGLLLGGCSDDVGLDQHGQKVATDGLENQWLVINYWAEWCGPCRTEIPELNALAGQLKGGGVRVLGVNFDGLQGAELEKAAQQMGIDFTVLAQDPAERYKLPRSEALPVTYIIDPQGQVRERLMGEQTAAGLSGHLTRLKEGK from the coding sequence ATGGGATCACGACTCCAGGCTGTTTTCGGGGCGCTCATTCTCATGGGTGCCGGGCTGTTGCTGGGAGGTTGTTCGGATGACGTCGGCCTCGATCAGCATGGACAGAAGGTAGCGACTGACGGCCTCGAAAACCAGTGGTTGGTGATTAATTACTGGGCGGAGTGGTGCGGGCCCTGTCGTACCGAGATTCCCGAGCTCAACGCCCTGGCCGGGCAGCTCAAGGGCGGCGGCGTGCGCGTGCTGGGCGTCAACTTCGACGGCCTGCAGGGGGCCGAGCTGGAAAAAGCTGCCCAGCAGATGGGCATCGACTTCACCGTGCTCGCCCAGGACCCGGCCGAGCGCTACAAATTGCCACGCAGCGAAGCGCTGCCGGTGACCTATATCATCGACCCCCAGGGCCAGGTGCGTGAGCGCCTGATGGGCGAACAGACCGCTGCCGGGCTTTCCGGGCACCTGACCAGACTGAAGGAAGGAAAG
- a CDS encoding PilZ domain-containing protein yields MTLDALCLEVPDILEEDTPILAGLNQFLAEARLQPQDGALQEVLGRLFRLNRSAVTLLERQRALQSFSEEYRHYATAYEQGALPPMLFLRLCSELAAGFKRLLLQILQGRQPSRPHLAWCLYMAQHFIAQTLMRHYQHYQEPPGSLWRDSHLLYWIGEHQECLDEPVAAAFRPVPASTLRGLYQQVLLLALSNPFHLTEGECTLLFGALAPLAGLAHLLPWDQEDDSDGATIDLTEAQPYVPQDRLDSIIAGPYLRRLELGPLLIALHEPAPLQSSAEHELLERVRQNWLGRQQRRHPRTEYEGSCSMVVGLPAIHAQLLAQRPASLDAQMLDSSAGGARLLCHADQGAQLPVGQLTLLLNSGTPTLALVRWRHTNQEGLHLGLRYLKGLPRPVWLRRAPNSQTHPGVLQSTPAPGNGWHHGLWLPKDQFVGGEHLWLQLASVHNQAILPLPEPNLSTAMVARYPLKMA; encoded by the coding sequence ATGACGCTGGATGCCCTGTGCCTGGAAGTGCCGGACATCCTCGAAGAGGACACCCCTATCCTGGCGGGCCTGAACCAGTTCCTCGCCGAAGCGCGCCTGCAGCCCCAGGATGGCGCGCTGCAGGAGGTGCTCGGGCGATTGTTCCGACTGAACCGGAGTGCGGTGACCTTACTCGAAAGGCAACGGGCGCTGCAAAGCTTCAGCGAGGAATACCGCCACTACGCCACGGCCTATGAACAGGGCGCCCTGCCGCCGATGCTGTTCCTGCGCCTGTGCAGCGAACTGGCCGCCGGCTTCAAGCGGCTGCTGCTGCAGATACTCCAGGGTCGCCAGCCTTCCCGACCGCACCTGGCATGGTGCCTGTACATGGCCCAGCATTTCATCGCGCAGACGCTGATGCGCCACTACCAGCACTACCAGGAGCCGCCCGGCTCGCTGTGGCGCGACAGCCACCTGCTGTACTGGATCGGCGAGCACCAGGAGTGCCTGGACGAGCCGGTCGCCGCGGCCTTCCGCCCGGTGCCCGCCAGCACCCTGCGCGGCCTCTACCAGCAGGTGCTGCTGCTGGCCCTGAGCAACCCCTTCCACCTCACCGAAGGCGAATGCACGCTGCTGTTCGGCGCCCTTGCGCCCCTGGCCGGCCTGGCGCACCTGCTGCCCTGGGATCAGGAAGACGATAGCGACGGTGCGACGATCGACCTCACCGAGGCGCAACCCTATGTGCCCCAGGACCGCCTCGACAGCATCATCGCCGGCCCCTACCTGCGTCGCCTGGAACTGGGCCCCCTGCTGATCGCCCTGCATGAACCCGCGCCCCTGCAAAGCAGCGCCGAGCACGAACTGCTCGAGCGTGTGCGGCAGAACTGGCTGGGCCGCCAGCAGCGACGTCATCCGCGTACCGAATACGAAGGCTCCTGCAGCATGGTGGTGGGCCTGCCCGCCATCCACGCCCAGTTGCTGGCGCAACGCCCGGCCAGCCTGGATGCGCAGATGCTCGACTCCAGTGCCGGTGGCGCCCGGCTGCTGTGCCACGCCGACCAGGGCGCGCAACTGCCGGTAGGCCAACTGACCCTGCTGCTCAACAGTGGCACGCCGACCCTGGCACTGGTGCGCTGGCGGCACACCAACCAGGAAGGCCTGCATCTCGGCCTGCGCTACCTCAAGGGCCTGCCACGGCCGGTCTGGCTGCGCCGGGCCCCCAACTCGCAGACCCACCCCGGCGTGCTGCAAAGCACCCCGGCCCCCGGCAATGGCTGGCATCACGGCCTGTGGCTGCCCAAGGATCAGTTCGTGGGGGGCGAACACCTATGGCTGCAGCTCGCCAGCGTGCACAACCAGGCCATCCTGCCGCTGCCCGAGCCCAACCTCAGCACCGCCATGGTCGCGCGCTATCCGCTGAAAATGGCCTGA
- a CDS encoding YihY family inner membrane protein: MRQRIKDVEEFWRFLLHRFLSDHGMNSAAALTYTSLFAVVPIMTVTFTMLSAIPAFQGMGEQIQRFIFHNFVPSSGEAVQEYLQGFTLQARHLTWVGVALLAVTAFTMLVTIEKAFNTIWRVRQPRRGVSSFLLYWAILSLGPLLLGTGFAVSTYITSLSLLSSLNEIAGTRILLGFTPLLFNVAAFTLLYAAVPNARVPIRHALIGGAFTALLFESAKALFGLYVSFFPGYQLIYGAFATVPLFLLWVYVSWVIVLFGAELVCNLSGSRHWRRRQMPRLLSLMGILRVMHDRQIRGLPARHLDVQRAGWLLPEDEWLEFMELLEGQHLACRVGGGSWVLSRDLNNYSLHQLLSHCPWPLPRPAQLPEHLDEAWYPPLKAALEALQQEQQALFDGSLAGWLRPASE; this comes from the coding sequence ATGCGCCAACGCATCAAAGACGTGGAAGAGTTCTGGCGCTTCCTGTTGCATCGCTTTCTCAGTGATCACGGCATGAACAGCGCAGCCGCGCTGACCTACACCAGCCTGTTCGCGGTGGTGCCCATCATGACCGTGACCTTCACCATGCTCTCGGCCATTCCGGCCTTCCAGGGCATGGGCGAGCAGATCCAGCGTTTCATCTTCCATAACTTCGTGCCGTCGAGCGGCGAGGCGGTGCAGGAGTACCTGCAAGGCTTCACCCTGCAGGCCCGGCACCTGACCTGGGTGGGCGTGGCGCTGCTGGCGGTGACCGCCTTCACCATGCTGGTGACCATCGAGAAGGCGTTCAACACCATCTGGCGGGTGCGCCAGCCGCGCCGGGGCGTTTCCAGCTTCCTGCTGTACTGGGCGATCCTCAGCCTGGGGCCGCTGCTGCTGGGCACGGGCTTCGCGGTGAGCACCTACATCACCTCGCTGTCGCTGCTTTCCAGCCTCAACGAGATTGCCGGTACCCGCATCCTGCTGGGCTTCACGCCGCTGCTGTTCAACGTGGCGGCCTTCACCTTGCTGTATGCGGCGGTGCCCAATGCCCGGGTGCCGATCCGCCATGCGCTGATCGGTGGCGCCTTCACGGCCCTGCTGTTCGAGTCCGCCAAGGCGCTGTTCGGGCTCTACGTGAGCTTCTTCCCGGGCTACCAACTGATCTACGGCGCCTTCGCCACCGTGCCGTTGTTCCTGCTGTGGGTCTATGTGTCCTGGGTGATCGTGCTCTTCGGTGCGGAACTGGTGTGCAACCTGTCCGGTTCGCGTCACTGGCGGCGCCGGCAGATGCCGCGCCTGCTGTCCCTGATGGGCATCCTGCGGGTGATGCATGACCGCCAGATCCGCGGCCTGCCGGCACGGCACCTGGATGTGCAGCGTGCCGGTTGGCTGCTGCCGGAGGACGAGTGGCTGGAGTTCATGGAACTGCTCGAAGGTCAGCACCTGGCCTGCCGGGTGGGTGGGGGCTCCTGGGTGCTTTCCCGTGACCTGAACAACTACAGCCTGCATCAGTTGCTCAGCCACTGTCCCTGGCCGTTGCCGCGCCCGGCGCAACTGCCGGAGCACCTCGACGAAGCCTGGTACCCGCCGCTGAAGGCTGCCCTGGAGGCCTTGCAGCAGGAGCAGCAGGCGCTGTTCGACGGCAGCCTGGCGGGCTGGTTGCGGCCTGCATCGGAGTGA
- the arsC gene encoding arsenate reductase (glutaredoxin) (This arsenate reductase requires both glutathione and glutaredoxin to convert arsenate to arsenite, after which the efflux transporter formed by ArsA and ArsB can extrude the arsenite from the cell, providing resistance.), with the protein MTEMTLYHNPRCSKSRGALELLEARGLVPHVVRYLETPPSVAEIETLLSRLGIGARQLLRTGEDEYKSLGLDDAGLDDAALVAAMSAHPKLIERPILVVGDKAVIGRPPEKILEILP; encoded by the coding sequence ATGACCGAAATGACGCTGTATCACAATCCCCGCTGCTCGAAATCACGCGGCGCCCTGGAACTGCTCGAAGCACGCGGCCTCGTACCGCATGTCGTGCGCTACCTGGAAACCCCACCCAGCGTCGCCGAAATCGAAACCCTGCTCAGCCGCCTCGGCATTGGCGCGCGCCAACTGCTGCGCACTGGCGAGGACGAATACAAGAGCCTCGGCCTGGACGACGCCGGCCTCGATGACGCCGCACTGGTCGCCGCCATGAGCGCTCACCCCAAGCTGATCGAGCGCCCGATCCTGGTGGTGGGCGACAAAGCCGTGATCGGCCGCCCGCCGGAGAAGATCCTGGAGATCCTGCCTTGA
- the wrbA gene encoding NAD(P)H:quinone oxidoreductase has translation MSAPYILVLYYSRHGATEQMARQIARGVELGGMEARLRTVPAVSTECEAVASDIPADGPLYASLDDMKNCAGLALGSPTRFGNMAAALKYFLDGTSSLWLSGDLVGKPAGVFTSTASLHGGQESTLLSMLLPLLHHGMLVTGLPYSEPALLSTSGGGTPYGPSHYAGADGKRALDEQEITLCRALGQRLATTAIRLEKPRG, from the coding sequence TTGAGCGCGCCCTACATCCTGGTCCTCTACTACAGCCGCCATGGCGCCACCGAGCAGATGGCCCGGCAGATCGCCCGGGGCGTGGAACTGGGTGGCATGGAGGCGCGCCTGCGCACCGTGCCCGCCGTCTCCACCGAATGCGAGGCGGTCGCCAGCGACATTCCCGCCGACGGCCCGCTCTACGCCAGCCTCGACGACATGAAGAATTGCGCCGGCCTGGCCCTCGGCAGCCCGACCCGCTTCGGCAACATGGCCGCCGCCCTCAAGTACTTCCTCGACGGCACCAGCAGCCTCTGGCTCAGCGGTGACCTGGTGGGCAAGCCCGCCGGCGTCTTCACCTCCACCGCCAGCCTGCACGGCGGCCAGGAAAGCACCCTGCTGTCCATGCTGCTGCCGCTGCTGCACCACGGCATGCTGGTCACTGGCCTGCCCTACAGTGAGCCGGCCCTGCTTTCCACCAGCGGTGGCGGCACGCCCTACGGCCCCAGCCACTACGCCGGTGCCGACGGCAAACGTGCCCTCGACGAACAGGAAATCACCCTTTGCCGCGCCCTGGGCCAACGCCTGGCGACGACTGCGATCCGCCTGGAGAAACCCCGTGGCTAA
- a CDS encoding DUF2069 domain-containing protein, with protein sequence MAKQPKILPELSWLAPRLAISRALSLFAFFGLALLLVVWTLVYAELNGARPWVVLSIELLPLALLAPGMVLGNARAHAWACFVINLYFIQGVLAATDPNRALFGWLMGGLSLLLFCAALLYTRWRFQYNRKLAGES encoded by the coding sequence GTGGCTAAGCAACCCAAGATCCTTCCCGAGCTGAGCTGGCTCGCCCCGCGCCTGGCCATCAGCCGCGCCCTGAGCCTGTTCGCCTTCTTCGGCCTGGCCCTGCTGCTGGTGGTCTGGACCCTGGTCTACGCCGAGCTCAACGGCGCCCGCCCCTGGGTGGTGCTGAGCATCGAGCTGCTGCCGCTGGCGCTGCTGGCGCCGGGCATGGTCCTCGGCAACGCCCGCGCCCATGCCTGGGCCTGCTTCGTGATCAACCTGTACTTCATCCAGGGCGTGCTGGCGGCCACCGACCCAAACCGCGCACTGTTTGGCTGGCTGATGGGCGGGCTCAGCCTGCTGCTGTTCTGCGCCGCACTGCTCTACACGCGCTGGCGCTTCCAGTACAACCGCAAGCTGGCCGGGGAAAGCTGA
- the hda gene encoding DnaA regulatory inactivator Hda translates to MKPIQLPLGIRLRDDATFANYYPGANAAALGYVERLCEADAGWTESLIYLWGGEGVGRSHLQQAACLRFEQRGEQAVYLPLAELAQYGTAILDNLEQCELVCLDDLDAVVGRADWEEALFHLFNRLRDSGRKLLLAANTAPRGLPVKLPDLKSRLTLALIFQLQSLSDEDKLRALQLRASRRGLHLTDEVGRFILTRGSRSMSALFELLERLDQASLQAQRKLTIPFLKETLGW, encoded by the coding sequence ATGAAACCCATTCAGCTTCCCCTCGGCATTCGCCTGCGTGACGACGCGACCTTTGCCAACTACTACCCCGGCGCCAACGCCGCGGCGCTCGGCTATGTCGAGCGTCTCTGCGAGGCCGATGCCGGCTGGACCGAAAGCCTGATCTACCTGTGGGGCGGGGAGGGTGTTGGGCGCAGCCACTTGCAGCAGGCAGCGTGCCTGCGCTTCGAGCAGCGTGGCGAGCAGGCGGTCTATCTGCCCCTGGCGGAGCTGGCGCAATACGGGACAGCAATCCTCGACAACCTGGAGCAGTGCGAGCTGGTCTGCCTCGATGACCTCGACGCGGTCGTCGGTCGCGCGGATTGGGAAGAGGCGCTGTTCCACCTGTTCAACCGCCTGCGCGATTCCGGTCGCAAGCTGCTGCTGGCGGCCAACACCGCGCCGCGCGGGTTGCCGGTGAAGCTGCCGGATTTGAAATCACGCCTGACCCTGGCGCTGATCTTCCAGCTGCAGTCGCTGTCCGACGAGGACAAGCTGCGCGCCCTGCAACTGCGCGCCTCGCGCCGTGGCCTGCACCTGACCGACGAGGTCGGGCGTTTCATCCTCACCCGCGGGTCACGCAGCATGAGCGCCCTGTTCGAATTGCTCGAACGTCTCGATCAGGCCTCCCTGCAGGCCCAGCGCAAGCTCACCATTCCCTTCCTCAAGGAAACCCTGGGCTGGTGA
- a CDS encoding AI-2E family transporter yields the protein MTDSRRWLWLGGVLLLGWLLYQLHPILSPFLVGMLLAYLGDPLVDRLERLGLSRTWGVVAVFTLFSLILLALLLVLVPMLGRQLVRLYELAPQMLDWLQNSALPWVQAKLGLPQGFWRFDKLKEVISGHLGQTTDVVGVLLASATASGLALVGWIGNLLLIPVVGFYLLRDWDLMMAKLRGLLPRNREGLVLKLTGECHEVLGAFIRGQLLVMLALGVIYSVGLMAIGLDLGLLIGLLAGLASIVPYMGFVVGFGSAVAAALFQFGGFELYPLIGVAVVFGIGQLLEGMLLTPLLVGDRIGLHPVAVIFAILAGGQLFGFTGVLLALPVAAVIMVLLRHAHDLYKLSQLYGETGSGSDEPSDSA from the coding sequence ATGACCGATTCGCGTCGCTGGCTCTGGCTGGGGGGCGTCCTGCTTCTTGGCTGGCTGCTGTATCAGCTGCACCCCATTCTTTCCCCGTTCCTGGTGGGAATGCTGCTGGCCTACCTGGGCGATCCGCTGGTGGACCGGCTGGAACGCCTGGGCCTGTCGCGCACCTGGGGCGTGGTGGCGGTGTTCACCCTGTTCAGCCTGATCCTCCTGGCGTTGCTGCTGGTCCTCGTGCCCATGCTGGGTCGCCAGTTAGTGCGCCTCTATGAACTGGCGCCGCAGATGCTCGACTGGCTGCAGAACAGCGCGCTGCCCTGGGTCCAGGCCAAGCTGGGGCTGCCCCAGGGCTTCTGGCGTTTCGACAAGCTCAAGGAAGTGATCAGCGGCCACCTCGGCCAGACCACCGATGTGGTCGGCGTGCTGCTGGCCAGCGCCACCGCCTCCGGGCTGGCGCTGGTGGGCTGGATCGGCAACCTGCTGCTGATCCCGGTGGTCGGTTTCTACCTGCTGCGTGACTGGGACCTGATGATGGCCAAGCTGCGCGGCCTGTTGCCACGTAACCGCGAGGGGCTGGTGCTGAAGCTGACGGGCGAATGCCATGAAGTGCTGGGTGCCTTCATTCGCGGCCAGCTGCTGGTGATGTTGGCGCTGGGCGTCATCTACTCCGTCGGGCTCATGGCCATCGGGCTGGACCTCGGCCTGCTGATCGGCCTGCTCGCCGGGCTGGCCAGCATCGTTCCCTACATGGGCTTCGTGGTCGGTTTCGGCTCTGCCGTGGCGGCCGCGCTGTTCCAGTTCGGCGGCTTCGAGCTGTACCCGCTGATCGGCGTCGCGGTGGTGTTCGGCATCGGCCAACTGCTCGAAGGCATGCTGCTGACGCCGCTGCTGGTGGGCGATCGCATCGGCCTACATCCGGTGGCGGTGATCTTCGCCATACTCGCTGGTGGCCAGTTGTTTGGCTTCACCGGCGTGCTACTGGCGCTGCCTGTTGCAGCGGTGATCATGGTTTTGCTGCGTCATGCTCATGATTTATATAAACTTTCCCAACTTTACGGAGAGACCGGCAGCGGTTCCGACGAACCCAGCGATTCGGCATGA